Below is a genomic region from Rhinolophus sinicus isolate RSC01 linkage group LG11, ASM3656204v1, whole genome shotgun sequence.
GAGTAGTCAAGAAGCAGTATTCAGCCTacttatttttgtagttttcctccAATGATATTGATTTTGCCTTCATCACGAACAACCTTGGCCACGCTCAGGGAAGCACATCATATGAGCCCAAGATTTTGGGGTGCTGAAATCAGAGAAACTATTGGGAGTCAGACCTTTCCAACAGGTGACATCAACATCACCTACTTAACCATGATGTCCCCAGAATGCATGTGCCCATCCGAGGGTGTGTATCAgtctattttttattacaaacaaATAAAGAGTAAATCACAAATCAAAGGCCTGACTCCCTGAGATGCCACAGACCTGACAAccagtgaaataattttaaacaacaaatCTAACTGAAAGTTATTCTAAAGGCATTGAGTCAATATAACCCAACTGACCCAGGTAAGAAGGTGCTGGGCCTGGGGAGCCAGGGCAGGCAAAAGTCAGGGCACAGTAGGGGTGGGCGTGCCCCTCAGTTTGAGGAGCTTGGCTTCGAGACCAGGGGTTGGGAAGTCGCTGCtgggacacccccccccccccccgtgttcCTCCTGAGCGGTGGGGTAGCCTGGTcctgcctggagccacctggTGCCCTACAAGCCTGGAGAATAGACACACCCACCTCTGCTCAGCCTAATCCTAACCCACACGGGATGGGAGCTGGAGAAGGGACAGAAGAGGGGACATGGGGCCAGCAGCCCAGGATCAGGGTGCTGCTCATCCAGACTCTACCGCAGGCTCCGCTGGAGAGGCCCTGTCAGTCTGTCCAATGGGCATATACATCAGAAAGGGTAGTCAGTAGGGCAGTGTGTGAGCTGGAAGTGGCCCAGGCACAGCCATGCCCTGGTCAGAGTCGATCCGGAGAGGGGTGACGGTCCTTGGAGCTCAGGCTGCTGGATGCTCTGCTCACCTTCGAGCTGGGCTCAGACCTGTGGTGCCAAGCTAGGCATGGATGCCTCTCCCTGGCTCACGGTCCAGGTGGGGTCTCTGGGGAATGGCTCtggcccacccacccccacatccACCTAAAGGAAAGGCAGCCATAGGCCCAGACTGGGTAGGGGAGGGGCTGGTGGGTATGAGGCAAAATGGCACTCACATGGGACAAGTCCTCGAGACCCCTGCCCAGGGCCTGCACTGACACACAGCTGCTGTCAGAGCCACTGGAGCCACTGGCGGATGGGCACTGGGACGAGACCTCCGAGTCTTCAGGAGCTAGCAAGGGAGGAAACTGGGTGAGCTGTCAGCAGGGGCAGCCCAGACCCCCCTTAGCCATGCCCTCCTGCCTCTGGCCAAGCCCAGACTTACTCAAAGACAGCTGGCTGCCCAGCTCCGCTTCAGCCTCCAGTGCTGCTTCCTCTGGAAAGCTGGTAGAATACAGGGGCCAGCGGGGGCCCAGAAGAGCTGGGTCTCTGTACAGATGAAGGTTGAGGGACCCCAATACAGAGCAAGAGGCGGGGTTGGCAGGAAGGGAGCTCAAGTCCCCCATATACGAACTGTCACAGTCAAACGGGGCCACAGCAATGGAGGCCCGAGAGCGAACTTCTGCATAAGAGAGGGTCATGTTAGACAGGTGAGAGCTAGCCCGGGCCAAGGTCCCCAGGGCAGCACAGGCCAGGGCTAACAGGGGCCCATgctgcccgccccccaccccatagCCTGCTGGCTACCTCGGCACTTTAAAACATAGTCGATGGTGCGGTCATTGATAGCTTCCTCATTGCAGGCGATGTCCCGGAAGGCTTTGCTCCCCACACCCATCGACACCATCTCAGCCATACGCACCTCTGGGTGGAGAGCAGGCATAGCTGGGGCCCTTCTGGACATCAGCCTGGCCCCCGGCCTCTGTCTATGCCTCCCCCTTAAACAAGTCTTTCCTCTACACCCACTCCCAGCAGATAAACCACGCTGTGCACTGAGCCTCTGTGGTGCCAATCATCCTGTGGGCGGGTGTAATTCCCCTTTTAGAGATGAGGCCTCTGAGATTCGCAGGTTAATACTGCATCTGCGGTAACAGTGACATCAGGGCTGCCTGCCTTTGAAGTTCTTTCCCCTGCTCTGGCTGCGGCTGCTGGACCTCCTCCCCACTTGCTAAGCAGTCCTGGTCCTTAAGCCCTCCCTGGGCCATCATAAGCTCTCCAGAGAGGGGAGTGTGGGGTAAAGTAGGGGCAGAAACCCACCCTTGTTGTGGACGGCCTGCTTCCAGAGCAGGCGGGAGATGTCAGCCGTCCAAGCCTGCTTGGTGGCCAAGCTGGCAGCTTGCAGCACAAAGGTGTCCCTGGCCTTGCGACGGCGGAACCAGATCTCAAAGCGCAGGTTGCTATCCCCACAGCACTCAGTGAGGCCAAGGTCTGCCATCTGTGTGGCCAGGAGAGGGCCATAATGAGgcactggggggcagggggcacaggGTGGGGTCGGGTGGACCTACCTTGAAGGAGCGCTTGTAGGCAAATACGTCAATGCCTGTGGATCCTCGGCGAGGCTTGCTGAAAAGCAGCAGCTCCTCAAAGAGGAAAATGCGACGCAGGGACTTGTGGCGCCCAGTGCGAACGGTGAACTCATCTTGTCGCACCAGCTGCCCCTGTTCCTTGAGGTTAACCTGCCGAATTGGGGCCTGGTGAATGCCCAGCCTCTTCTGCCCCCTCCCTTCACACCCACAGCACCTGCCCACCACGGCCTGGGATGACTCACGTCACAGCCCTGGATGGCGTCCATGGCTAGCAGATCATTGCCATGTCGCAGCTGGAAGCGCACGAGGCTCTGGGCAGCCCGCAGGGCACTCAGCTCCTGCACGGCCCCCCCACAGGCCCGCACCAGCTCCTGCAGCAGCAGCGCGTACTTGCTCATGCGCTGGATGGGCTTCAGCAGGTAGGAGGCCAAGTCCAGGTGGTCCCCCAGAGCTTGCTGCTTGTCCTGCCAGGTGGGCTGGAGACCATCAGGCGGCTTTGGGGtggtcccccccccccttctcccTATAGTCTCAGGCTCCTACCTTGAAGAAGGCATGACCGTAGCTGGTCATCAGGGCGTCAGAGCGAGGTTTATTCTTGCTGTACAGCGCATACATCCCAAACTGCACCCTCTGCAAGGACACGCAGCTCAGCCCAGGTGCAAGGGGGTCAGCTGCCCCTGCCTGGGCCAGAACACTCTCAGCTTGAGAGAACAAACTGCCAACAGGCGACTCCCAGGGAGGCTTTCCCCAACAGATCCAATCTGCCCTGCTTTGAAAGAGAGGTGCTCTAGCAAACAGGCCCTGCAGAGGGACTCACCCACACGGCCCCTGTGGAAGAAGTCCGCACCCAGCTCTGCTCCTCCCGCAGCTCTGAGAACACGCTCTGGTCTCACCTCACCTTGGACGATTCCTCTGTTCACTAATCACCCACCTTGACCTGTGTCTTCCTTGACCAGTAGGCCTCTTGCCTGTCACAGGctttgcacttgctctttccTGATGGAACACTCTGACTCCAGGCTCAGCTCAAACATAGCTCTTCAGAGATTCTAACCGCTCTCTCTAAAGGGgaaaccctgccccacccaccagTAATGCACAATCATCTATTCTGATTATTTTCCTCCTAGCCCCAGCTATAATCTGGAACTACCTTTCTCACTTTTAGGTCTCCTCTACTTAACTATGAGCACCCTGAGAGGCATGGGGCCTCTGTTGGTCTCCCTCATAGCTATACccaacacagggcctggcaccaaGCATGTGCCCGACAGCTCTTTGTTGAGTGTGGCAGAATCAGCCAGGAGCCGTGTGGCCTGTGGGGCTTACATGGCGTAGGAAAGCATAGGCCACCCGGGGTGGGTGCTGTGTGCAGGCCTCCAGCTCACGCAGGAAGAAATGGTAGTGGAAGTCCCGCAGCTTCTCCAGGTTGCCAAAGAGGTGAGCGTGCTGGCCTCGGAGGCCCTGGGGCACATCGGGGCGATCTAGCTCAGGAAAGTAGTTCTCCATGGTATAGTCAAGTGCGCGGACATACTCCCGCTCTGTAGCCACCATCTCTGCCAGCACCAGCTGGAGCCTACCAGGTAGGTGAAGTCAGAACCCTAGACATTTGCCTTGccactgccctccctgcccctctctgccATCCCTGTCCTGCCCACGGCCTGCACCTGTTGAGGCTCCTAGGGTCAGAGGTGCCTGGCAGAGGCATGGTGGGAGATGACTCTGGTTGGGCACCAAATCCAGCCTCTGGTCTGTGGCAGGCAGCCACAATGGCCGCACGGTGGCAGTGGTGGGCAggctccctgagactctgccccagATTCCGATCGAGGCTGTAGGCCTTCCTCAGGGGAGGGGTGGCAGCTGCAGCTGGTAACTGGCTGACACACTGGCTAGCTGTGCTGCTGCTCGTCAATGGTGGCTTCAAGGCAGCCTCTAGCTTCTGGTCCAGGGCCAGCCAGGTGTCCTGGCACCGCGCCCAGGCCCAGCGGCACTCCTGGCGGATGCTTTCAGAGCCCAGGCCTGTGGCCAGAGCCCACATCTTTCGGAAGTGGGCAGGGGGCAAGTCAGGGTGTTTGGTCCAGTGTAGCTGCAGCCGTTGCAGCACGACGGCTGGGCGTTCCTGCTCCAGCTCTGCCAACACCCGCTGCCCTTCCCCAGCCCATGTCGAGGCCTGCAACACCAAAGCCACACAGGCATGAAGAGGATCCCATGGAGACCACTGAGCCTTctctctaccccacccccacagggcgCTGGCCCCAGGCCATATCCCCACTGGTTGGATTTGGGGTCAGACTACAGACAAGGAGAGGAACAGGCAGGATGACCAGGAAGAGCTCTGGCTGTGGTGGAGCTGGGCAGCCACTCTTCTAGCCTCACTGACCACCTGAAGCCACAGACAGGACCCTCACCCACCTGCTTGAAGAACCGCAATAGCCTCTCAGCATCTGTCAGCCGCTGCCTCCGCTGGGCCAAAGCCCTAGAGAATTCAGTCAGCTGAGACTGCAGGGCCAGAAAGTGGGCCCCAGGGGAGCCCAGTTCAGCCGCCTCCCAGCCAGTCAGTGGCTGCAGAAACTTCTCCCCTTGCCTGACCTGCTCCTGGAGACAGAGACTGGGCTCAGTGGCCAGGCCTGGTGAGCTAATCCCCGAGCCCAGGTCTCCTCCACTGACATCTACACGTCATCATCAAATCTCTTCTGTGATTAAATACCTTccctctaccaccaccaccacccatttccctctctttctgAGCCTGTCTCCACAGCCAAACTTCCCAGAGAAATTGTTTAACTCATTATGACGGCTTCTTCACCTTGCAGCCCCCATCCCAGCACTTCTTGGGCCTCGGGCCTCAGGCCTCCTCTGACTCCACTGCTCAGCAACATTTACTCCTCTCTCTCCTGGCTCCTGACCCCTCGCCACTCTCCTAATTCTTCTGTCCTTCTCTGGTggttcctcctcctgctcctcaaCCCTCACACATGCCACTGAACACAGGGGCTCCTGAAGACAGTCCACTCTCTCCTCCCAGGCAATCTTGTGTGACCACACTCCAAATGTCATCCATACACCCACATCCACCAAGTGACCCTCTGAGCTAGATCTCTTCTCTGAGCCCTACTCCCAGTCCCCATGGTTCTGACTCATTCCCCCATGGTCATCTCCAAGGCACACCCAAGACTGAACTCACGAATGCCCTTCCCCTAGAAGGTTCTTGTCTCCTGGTCCCTTTCTCAGGGAATAGCACCCATTCATCCTTACAACGTCCCTCTCCCTTGCACCCTCTCGTATGTGTCCACCATCAAATACCATCAATTTCTCAAATCTATCCCCCTCCACCATCATCGTGGCCAGAGCAACCATTTCCCACCTGGACCACTGCAACTGCCTCTTCAATGGACTGTCCATGTCCATCTTCCAAGTCACTGTCTACCCAGAAATTAGGGTAATCTTCCTAGAACACGGATCCGAATATGTGCCTTTCCTGcttaaattgtacacttttatAAGGTCCAGTGATCTGGCCACTGATCATTTTCCAGCCTTGTTTTACGTCATCTCaccccactctccctccctcttctgctCTGCATTTCAACCTCACTGTCCTTCTTACAGTTCCTCAGGCAAGTAATGCTCCCTCCTGCCTCAAGACCTCTGCACATGCTGTTTGTTCCTTCAGCATGGAATGTCTCACATCGCCAACCCTCTTCTGCCTGGTGGACCCCAACCTATCCTTCAGCTCTCAGCTCATGTCACTATCTCAAGAAAGCTTGCCCAAAACACCCCTTGTGGCTCAGGGCTTTATCATACACTCAGGTAAAACCACCTGCTTTGCTTCTCTCCAGAGCTTTTGTCTCagtttgtaaatatatattaggttggtgcaaatgtaaatgctgtttttgcgattatttttaaccttttaaaccacaatcacttttgcaccaatatAATATGACTTTGAACTTTTAATTACAACTTCTATGCTGGACTATAAATCCCAAGAGAGCAAAGGATAGACTTGTTTTCACCCACTCTGCATTCCTAACCCCTGGCAAAGTGCCCCGGTACCTACAGAATGAACAAGTGACCAGACTCACCTGGGCAACCTGCTCCAGCTCCTGAAAAGGGCCTTGGGCCTGGAGCAGCACGTCCAATGAGGGCTCCCTAGGCTCCTCCAGTGCTGGCCAGCCCACCTGCTGTAGCCACACTTCAATCTAGAAGGGCACAAACAGGGAAAGGAAAGCTGCTGTGGGGTGAGGGTCATGCTTGAGATCAGGGACAGGACCCATCTGGGCAGGTAGTTCCCACCTGGTGAAGCTCGCCCTCCTGGGCCTCCAGGGTCTGGACCAATTCCAGCGCCTGTACTCGCCGGTTACTCTGCACGGTCAGTTGGTGCAGAAGCCCATCCACACGGCCATACAGCTCATCAACCTTGTCTACCGCTGGCCTAGTGAGGGTACACGATCTTAGGGTCCTTGCAGTTGCCTTGCCGCACTCCACCCTGTCCCGGAATCACAAGCCAGGCTGGTTCTGAGCCAGCCAACTGAGTTGTTGGCATGGGATACGGTATGCTGAAGCAAGACCTGGGAGCTGGGCTTGCATCTACCTGTAGTCTGGGCTCTGGGTCACCTCTGGGACCTCCTGCTTCAGCCATGCCAGCTCCAAGCCCCCCTGGCATTGTAGCCATACCAGCTGTGGTGAGTCTAGTACGTGCTGCATCAGGACCCGGACCTGCCGTAGCAGCCGACTAACTTCCTGTGATTAAAGGCAACAGGGAGTGGAGGTGGGCAtgggaaaaaaaggagacaggGAGCACTTGGGGAGGAGTCAGGAGAGGACACTCACCCCAGACTCCATGGGCCGGGGCACAGCCTTCATGCTCTCAATGGCCCCCTGGAGCAGGGCACAAACCACCTGGCAGCTCTGCTGTAAGGCTTCCAGACGCTACGAGCAGGGACAGGCATGACTAGAGCAGTGCACAGTGCTGGTCCCAGGCATCCTGGATGCCAGACCACTGCAGCCAGCTCTGCACTGCTCAAGCCAGCCCAAGAGAAGATCCTCTGTGGGCTAAGTGGCCTGAATTCCCACCCTATGCCCCACCCAGTGCACTGACCATCCGGAAGTCCAGCCAGGCCTGGTGACAGTAAGGCCGGCCTCCTCCCAGCGAAGCGGGTAACCCTGAGGTGGAGATGTGGGTCAGCAGGCTCTGATGAGAGGACAACTGCTCTAGCTGCAAGAAGAGATGGTGTTGTGACCCAGGCCTGGTGGGGAAGCGCCCCACCTGCCCGGCCAACATGGCTCCGTACCTGCAGCCCTGAAGGCACCTGCTCAGGCTTTTTTCCCATTAGCAGCACCTGGTGCACCGCCCCTGGGGCTGCTTCCTGCAAGGAATCTGAGCTCAGCCCTGCCCCCAAACCTATAAAAAAGGACTGGGGGAGTACAAGCCTGTACTCACTTGCAGTTGGCTGAGCCCCAAGAAGAGGGAAGAGTTCGGGGGACAAATTCGGGCATCCACTAGTACAGTCAGTCCCAGGGCCTGTACTTCCGGCCTAAAGGGGCAGCAGGCTTTGGTTCAGTATCTACTTCCCCAGCCCTGTCATTTCCTGGCTCAGGCTCcatcccccacacccctccccacctgggGATGCTTCGCAAGTAGAGCAAGAGGCGGGTGAGTTCATGGCTGCCGCACTTGGAGTGAAGCCAGGTCGGGCTATGGGCACACAGCAGCAGCACTGCCCGGCCTTCTATATCCCGAGTCCCtgtggggagagggcagtgaACATCTACCCTATCACGTCACCCCACCTCCACCGCCTCTAGTCCCTCCTGCTACCTGGTAAGGCAGCCATGCCACTAGCCAGCAGCTCCCAGGTGAGGTCTTGGGCCAGAAGGCAGTCAGTGGGCTTAGGAAGGCTGGATTCACTGGGGTCTTGGGAAGGGAAATGGCTTGGGTCTGGACTGGATTGGACCACCTCCTCAGAGATGCCCTCCTTGAACCTGGACTTCAATCTGAGCAGGGTCAGAGCCCTCTCCAAGTCCTGGCACGCCCCTCCAGGCACCCCATTCCCTTCCAAGATacccctgcccagcctcccttACCTGTGTCCAGCAGCTCTGATGAGGTCTCAGATAAAGGGTCTCCCAGATGCACACGGTCCCTGTCCAACGCCCCAGGGTCCAAGCCAGCTGGCATTACTACCCCGTCTGGAACTGGGTCGCTGGCCAAGCCTCCCCCTTTCCTGGTACTCTCACCCTGTGCCAGGCTGAGGTGGGAGGACAGTGGGCATAGGATGCTCTCCATTTTAGAAGCGACTGGTTCCTCTGACTTTCCTGAGGAACCTCCTAATGTGCCCCTCTTGCCATCCCCTGACCCATCTTCAGTTATCTGTCCTGGAGGTGATGGAAGCTCCCCAGGCAAAGGGTTGCCCGGTAGCCGTTCACCCAGGGGTGCCCCTGCTGGTGGTCTTGGAGGATTGGGGTCCTTAACCTGCATCTGGGGAGCAAGTTCCTCCTCATCCCAGGCATCCCTGAAACTGCACACAGCAAATCTCCAGTCGGTAGCGTGACCCTGGGAGTCTGGGGACTCATCCCCATCCTCTGGAGACCCATCCATCATCACCTCCTTAAGAGCAGGTCTGCTCAGAGCaagagggagaggggctggggcctCAGGGTGAACtgaggtctcagctcaaatgggAAATGGGTTGAAAATGGTCCGGTAGCGCTCGGCACCACAGACAGTACGCACTAGGCCATAGGAGGTGCCAGTCTTGGTGCCCGCAGATGCTGCCGCAGTTCATTcctgaggagaggggagaagggcaggggtCTCCCTTCGGCCCAGGACCCGCCCCTCCACGTTCACGAGGACCCCCACCCACGGATGCGCACCATCGCATGGGCGCTGCCTCGTGGTTGCACTCACGCCGGCCCCGTGGGGCCCTGGCCTCGCCCCTGGGGACTCGGGCCTCGTCTCctagcctgcctgcctgcccgccGCACTCACCGACCCCCGCCCCGGACGCGCTGCGGGGATCAGCGCAGCCAGAGGCCTCGCCGCCATAGACCTCCCACTTACCCCCGAGCCTCGACGGCGGGTACAGCGCGCCGCTGGCGTCCGCTGGCGCCGCCTCCTGGCCGCGGGGGAGGGAACGCAGGGAGGCAGAGGACACGGCGCGCGCCGCCCCCTGGGGGCCGGAGGACGGAGTCACAGCTCAACCTGCCATGCCCGACGGCAGCCGCCCGGGTCGCCCTGACAGCGCGGAGCCTTGGGCCTTTGCAGCAACCCCCGGTGCGCAGCGCCCTCTGCCATCCGACCCTTCGAGCCGCGGACCCCGACGGCTTGGCTCCACCCGCACCCCCAAGGCCCCGCTGACTGTGACTCTGTTTCTCAGTCCGCGGGTGGGGGCAGTGACCAACAGCCGTTCCACCCTGCCCACTCCCCGAGAAGCCGTCCCCCCTGGGGAAGACGGTGTAGGTGCGCGACAGTGAGTGAGCATGTGGGtcggcctggggtggggggaaaggggctTACGGAGGTGGGGGGGGGCTTCTGCTCTTGAATGAACACAATATGGGGGAGCCCGGCCCCAGCCTCCCTCAGCAAAACAAGGAGCACTCATTCCTCTTATCCTGGAGAAGAAAAGTGTGGGCCCAGGGTCCCAGGAGGCCCCTAGAAAGAGAAGGTTCCCTAAGCCCAGACCAGATGCTTGGGGTACATTTACAGAGGCTGGGATCCCTCCACTGAAGCCCCCATCTTTCTTCCAGGCCCCAGGCCCGGGAACCAAGAGACAGGTTGTATGATTCATGATGGGATGGGCAGCTGCtgtctgggctggggagagggagggcgcAGGGAGGCCTCTGGGGTGGGAGCTGACCCAGTCCTGGCAGAATCTACCAATCCACCAGGCCCAGACCTCCACTACCTTGTATTCCTGACACTTCTTTCACAtacaccccctccccagccaagACCTCCCTGCCCACAAAGTCCAATGAAGGAGGCTGGGACTGAGGTCACGTCTTAGAGCCAGAGAGATAACCAACCCAGCCCCCCTCCTCCACTTACCTGCTGGGTGAGCTCCAGCAACTCCGTTCTCTTCGTGCCTCACCTTACTCGCCTGTAAGAAGAGTCATTCCTCTCGGGATTGCTATGAGGACTAGGAAAGGCCCCGTATCACTTGGACTGTGTTGGTGCCTCCCCCTCATTTCACCCTCAGTCAGGAGATCCTCAACTAGTGAAAGTCATTTGGACAGTTGACCTGTGAGATCCCTCCCAGTTCTGAGGTCTGAGGCCCCTTTGGGTCGTGTAGGCCTGGCCTGACACTCCCTAGAATTTGCGGGAAGATTGTAAGAAGACAGCTACGTGGTCAGAGGTAGGCACTGTGCCCCGCAACATGCTCAGGCCCTTGCTTCCTGGGCATAATGGCTTCCCTGACTCTAAAGCAGGCACCTTCTTCATGAGCCCAGGAAGGCTGCCAGAGGAGGGAACTGGGCATCAGAAGCAGACATAGTGGGAACAACAGCAAtctgccctcctcccagctgcCACATCAGCACCCAGAGTCC
It encodes:
- the PLEKHG4 gene encoding puratrophin-1; this translates as MMDGSPEDGDESPDSQGHATDWRFAVCSFRDAWDEEELAPQMQVKDPNPPRPPAGAPLGERLPGNPLPGELPSPPGQITEDGSGDGKRGTLGGSSGKSEEPVASKMESILCPLSSHLSLAQGESTRKGGGLASDPVPDGVVMPAGLDPGALDRDRVHLGDPLSETSSELLDTDPSESSLPKPTDCLLAQDLTWELLASGMAALPGTRDIEGRAVLLLCAHSPTWLHSKCGSHELTRLLLYLRSIPRPEVQALGLTVLVDARICPPNSSLFLGLSQLQEAAPGAVHQVLLMGKKPEQVPSGLQLEQLSSHQSLLTHISTSGLPASLGGGRPYCHQAWLDFRMRLEALQQSCQVVCALLQGAIESMKAVPRPMESGEVSRLLRQVRVLMQHVLDSPQLVWLQCQGGLELAWLKQEVPEVTQSPDYRPAVDKVDELYGRVDGLLHQLTVQSNRRVQALELVQTLEAQEGELHQIEVWLQQVGWPALEEPREPSLDVLLQAQGPFQELEQVAQEQVRQGEKFLQPLTGWEAAELGSPGAHFLALQSQLTEFSRALAQRRQRLTDAERLLRFFKQASTWAGEGQRVLAELEQERPAVVLQRLQLHWTKHPDLPPAHFRKMWALATGLGSESIRQECRWAWARCQDTWLALDQKLEAALKPPLTSSSTASQCVSQLPAAAATPPLRKAYSLDRNLGQSLREPAHHCHRAAIVAACHRPEAGFGAQPESSPTMPLPGTSDPRSLNRLQLVLAEMVATEREYVRALDYTMENYFPELDRPDVPQGLRGQHAHLFGNLEKLRDFHYHFFLRELEACTQHPPRVAYAFLRHRVQFGMYALYSKNKPRSDALMTSYGHAFFKDKQQALGDHLDLASYLLKPIQRMSKYALLLQELVRACGGAVQELSALRAAQSLVRFQLRHGNDLLAMDAIQGCDVNLKEQGQLVRQDEFTVRTGRHKSLRRIFLFEELLLFSKPRRGSTGIDVFAYKRSFKMADLGLTECCGDSNLRFEIWFRRRKARDTFVLQAASLATKQAWTADISRLLWKQAVHNKEVRMAEMVSMGVGSKAFRDIACNEEAINDRTIDYVLKCREVRSRASIAVAPFDCDSSYMGDLSSLPANPASCSVLGSLNLHLYRDPALLGPRWPLYSTSFPEEAALEAEAELGSQLSLTPEDSEVSSQCPSASGSSGSDSSCVSVQALGRGLEDLSHV